One Gossypium hirsutum isolate 1008001.06 chromosome A11, Gossypium_hirsutum_v2.1, whole genome shotgun sequence genomic window carries:
- the LOC107941198 gene encoding disease resistance protein RPV1 isoform X1 — protein sequence MLSLPSSFSSISRKTYDVFLSFRGEDTRKNFTDHLYEALMGKGVHTFRDDPKLEAGEEISPELFKVIQQSRCSIIIFSETYAFSSWCLEELAEIVKQKNEKRHQVFPIFYKVDPSDLRKQKGKVEEAFVAHEERYKEDKSKIQKWRNALTQVANIKGWHLNNRLAETMNLVTLLKKNIKVFGNFRNVFTVIIPGGEIPEWFDHQRVGFSIKIPLAHNIWNDSQRMGVALCCTFVSADTSREEHLTSEVLLHDKNYGQAEFDKPFLADHVAFPFKKGSNQHVTKDHLYLPYCSRASLLYPHYSKE from the exons ATGTTGTCGTTACCTTCATCTTTCTCATCTATTTCTAGAAAGACATATGATGTTTTCTTGAGTTTTAGAGGTGAAGATACCCGTAAGAACTTCACAGATCATCTTTATGAAGCTCTAATGGGGAAGGGAGTCCACACTTTCAGGGACGACCCAAAACTAGAGGCCGGCGAAGAAATCTCACCTGAACTGTTTAAAGTCATTCAACAGTCACGGTGCTCCATAATCATTTTCTCCGAAACCTATGCCTTTTCAAGTTGGTGCTTGGAGGAGCTTGCTGAGATTGTTAAGCAGAAAAACGAGAAGAGACACCAAGTGTTTCCCATTTTCTACAAGGTGGATCCTTCTGATTTAAGGAAACAAAAAGGTAAAGTTGAAGAAGCCTTTGTTGCACATGAAGAGAGATACAAAGAAGATAAAAGCAAGATCCAAAAGTGGCGAAACGCTTTGACTCAAGTGGCTAACATCAAAGGATGGCATTTAAATAATAG GTTAGCTGAGACCATGAATCTAGTAACACTgctgaaaaaaaatattaag GTATTTGGAAATTTTAGAAACGTGTTCACTGTTATTATTCCTGGAGGTGAAATTCCAGAATGGTTCGACCATCAGAGAGTGGGGTTTTCAATCAAGATACCACTGGCTCACAATATTTGGAATGATAGTCAACGGATGGGAGTTGCTTTGTGCTGCACTTTTGTCTCTGCTGATACTTCCAGGGAGGAGCATCTTACGAGTGAAGTTCTTTTGCATGATAAAAATTATGGACAAGCTGAGTTTGATAAACCTTTTCTTGCGGATCATGTTGCCTTTCCTTTTAAGAAAGGTTCTAACCAGCACGTAACCAAGGACCACCTTTATCTTCCTTATTGTTCGCGTGCCAGCTTGCTATATCCACATTACTCGAAGGAATAA
- the LOC107941198 gene encoding disease resistance protein RPV1 isoform X2: MLSLPSSFSSISRKTYDVFLSFRGEDTRKNFTDHLYEALMGKGVHTFRDDPKLEAGEEISPELFKVIQQSRCSIIIFSETYAFSSWCLEELAEIVKQKNEKRHQVFPIFYKVDPSDLRKQKGKVEEAFVAHEERYKEDKSKIQKWRNALTQVANIKGWHLNNRYLEILETCSLLLFLEVKFQNGSTIREWGFQSRYHWLTIFGMIVNGWELLCAALLSLLILPGRSILRVKFFCMIKIMDKLSLINLFLRIMLPFLLRKVLTST; the protein is encoded by the exons ATGTTGTCGTTACCTTCATCTTTCTCATCTATTTCTAGAAAGACATATGATGTTTTCTTGAGTTTTAGAGGTGAAGATACCCGTAAGAACTTCACAGATCATCTTTATGAAGCTCTAATGGGGAAGGGAGTCCACACTTTCAGGGACGACCCAAAACTAGAGGCCGGCGAAGAAATCTCACCTGAACTGTTTAAAGTCATTCAACAGTCACGGTGCTCCATAATCATTTTCTCCGAAACCTATGCCTTTTCAAGTTGGTGCTTGGAGGAGCTTGCTGAGATTGTTAAGCAGAAAAACGAGAAGAGACACCAAGTGTTTCCCATTTTCTACAAGGTGGATCCTTCTGATTTAAGGAAACAAAAAGGTAAAGTTGAAGAAGCCTTTGTTGCACATGAAGAGAGATACAAAGAAGATAAAAGCAAGATCCAAAAGTGGCGAAACGCTTTGACTCAAGTGGCTAACATCAAAGGATGGCATTTAAATAATAG GTATTTGGAAATTTTAGAAACGTGTTCACTGTTATTATTCCTGGAGGTGAAATTCCAGAATGGTTCGACCATCAGAGAGTGGGGTTTTCAATCAAGATACCACTGGCTCACAATATTTGGAATGATAGTCAACGGATGGGAGTTGCTTTGTGCTGCACTTTTGTCTCTGCTGATACTTCCAGGGAGGAGCATCTTACGAGTGAAGTTCTTTTGCATGATAAAAATTATGGACAAGCTGAGTTTGATAAACCTTTTCTTGCGGATCATGTTGCCTTTCCTTTTAAGAAAGGTTCTAACCAGCACGTAA